Proteins encoded by one window of Antechinus flavipes isolate AdamAnt ecotype Samford, QLD, Australia chromosome 4, AdamAnt_v2, whole genome shotgun sequence:
- the ITGB3BP gene encoding centromere protein R, which translates to MPVKRSLKLDVLSQENSPKSRQSRGQLIASYSPTTGTRQISPYSSPKSHNGRELGNGPSNEQVEADQSHTVPRRGQPRAEDKDDIMILLYTIDKSLEKFMETWQSLKHLQTLMGQPELENLIGVSCTSLDLRSELQKTRQLMMKARKWNQQGKKTLPRDFGHLNSYEFLKSIIN; encoded by the exons tgTTAAAAGATCCCTGAAGTTGGATGTCTTATCACAGGAAAAT TCCCCTAAATCTAGGCAATCCAGAGGACAGCTTATAGCATCTTACTCACCAACAACAGGAACTCGCCAGATCAGCCCGTATTCATCTCCCAAAAGTCATAATGGACGAGAGCTCGGAAATGGACCATCAAATG AGCAAGTAGAAGCTGATCAGAGCCACACAGTCCCCAGGAGAGGGCAGCCTCGAGCAGAAGACAAAGATGA catcaTGATATTACTCTATACAATTGACAAATCCTTAGAAAAATTCATGGAAACATGGCAAAGTTTAAAACACTTACAG aCCTTGATGGGCCAGCCAGAGCTGGAAAATCTCATCGGTGTTTCTTGTACATCATTGGACTTGAGAAGCGAATTGCAGAAAACAAGACAACTGA tgatgaaaGCAAGAAAATGGAACCAGCAGGGAAAGAAAACATTACCAAGAG ATTTTGGTCATCTCAACAGCTATGAATTCCTCAAGTCCATTATTAACtga